A region from the Salvia splendens isolate huo1 chromosome 15, SspV2, whole genome shotgun sequence genome encodes:
- the LOC121767904 gene encoding transcription factor MYB20-like: MGRQPCCEKVGLTRGPWTIDEDNKLMKFILNNGIQCWRLVPKLAGLMRCGKSCRLRWINYLRPDLKRGALTDAEEDMIIELHSRLGNRWSKIATYFPGRTDNEIKNYWNTRIKKKMKLNGLDPVTHKPVISKSHDFETNKEEMKHQQNLGFQETISIPSLEYYDQMQHKTEGSSLSNQSNDYSSCVTNSDMGMGSSIVFQNKESLEDFTMDSYPNLMENPFFWDCFNGLGERFP, encoded by the exons atGGGAAGACAACCTTGTTGTGAGAAGGTGGGGCTTACACGTGGTCCTTGGACAATCGATGAAGATAATAAACTCATGAAGTTTATCCTAAATAATGGGATACAATGTTGGAGGCTTGTTCCAAAACTTGCAG GTTTAATGAGATGTGGAAAGAGCTGCAGATTGAGATGGATAAACTATTTGAGGCCGGATTTAAAGAGAGGTGCATTGACAGATGCAGAAGAAGACATGATCATCGAGCTCCATTCTCGACTAGGAAATAG GTGGTCTAAAATAGCCACATACTTTCCGGGAAGGACGGACAATGAGATTAAGAACTATTGGAACACGAGGAttaagaagaagatgaagctgAATGGGTTGGACCCGGTAACCCACAAGCCGGTCATCTCCAAATCTCATGATTTCGAGACGAACAAGGAAGAAATGAAGCACCAACAAAACCTTGGATTTCAAGAGACCATCTCAATCCCAAGTCTAGAATATTATGATCAAATGCAGCATAAGACAGAAGGGTCGTCGCTCTCGAATCAAAGCAACGACTATTCTTCCTGCGTCACGAATTCGGACATGGGAATGGGATCTTCAATTGTGTTCCAAAACAAGGAATCTTTGGAGGATTTCACTATGGATTCTTATCCGAATTTAATGGAGAATCCGTTTTTCTGGGATTGTTTCAATGGTCTGGGAGAGAGGTTCCCATGA